The segment TTCAGACAACTTTGCAATTGCATGAAAAATGAAAGGCAACACTTAAACACTGATACTCACGTGGCCAAAGAATAGAAACGGAAGAAGGAATGTAAGCCCCCTCCACATCCATGATTGAAAGCCCTCTGTAAGAGTGACATGAGAGGTCAGTCTGGGCTCTGACTTCAGGCCAAACACAAAAGGACATCATCCAGGTCAACATTTCTCCCAGGATTCAAATCGGTCCCAACGCTTACCCACTGTCAGGTCCAGCTGGTTTCTCTCCCCCAGAGCCCGTAACCGATACAAGCAGCCGCTCTGATAATAATACTGAAGAAACTGCACACAACCTGACAGAGAAACATACAGAATATAACAACAAACAAAAGACACAAGAGCAGCTAATAGATTATACTCACTCTGATAGATGGAGAAAGCCAGGAACTGACTTCTGAACATCTGATACATTGGACCTTCTGGCCTTaaaagacagaaacagagagtGGTGTTGAAACAAGCTGGTGATGGGAAGAATTATTCAATTATATGATCTGTGACCTAAAACATTTACCATGTCAACATAACACCTGATAAAAAGGTTGACACGTAGTGATGTGACACCCACCAGCCTTtaattctagtaaaaaaaaaaaaaaaggtcaatcaTAACCATTCatcaatgcaataaataaattaacagattaaaaaataaaaataataacaacaacaattcaCAGCTACAAatacaagcaaataaataaacagacaatcAAAGTGCTACAACCAAATAAATACACAAGACAAATAAAATTGTGTAAACAAACATgacaatacatacaaataaataaacagtcaaagaaataaaaataaaatgttacaaccaaataaatacacaaacaaatacacaaaatttcacaaccaaataaacaaaaacaaaacatacaaaaaataattcaacaactaaataaacaaacacaacccccccccaaaaaaaaacaatattcaacaaccaaataaacaaacatgaacaaccaaaaaatgaacaaataaccaAAATACAAACTACACAAattaatagacaaaaatacataaataaataaagaatggtggccaaataaataaacaaataacataaaTCACTACAACAAACCAAACGAAATAGTACAACCAAAGTTACTGACTGAATAGAAAACGGACAGGGAAATACTGGGAAGAGAGATCTGATCCTGAACCACAGTTAACCACATTTCGGCACAGCATTGACcaaatgtgttttaaagtgaACGTGAACTCACCGTGACCCATTGCTCATGAGGATACTCTCTCTTATTGTCAACGTGCAATAATACCACACCAATAAAAAGTTGAAGATTTCATCTGTAACCCTGTAAACGTGAAATCTGTTAGACTCCGACAGCACACTTTCCTCCAAAAAATGGCATTAATTATTGAGATCTCTCGTCTTACCGGTAGTTGAAAAGGAAGAGGCAGGTGACAGCACCAAACATTAGTATTATAGTCATATAAAGTTTGAACTTCTCGTATTCATCTTTGTATGCAAACCTGTTTTGGAAAACAGAAAATCAACAATTTTGTATTGGGAAATCTCTCTCCGCTCAACGGACGTGCTCACATCTGACTCACTTGGCTTGGTTGCTGAGGAGTGTGACATTCACATTTCCAAGGACCAAATTTAAGTACAATCTGAAAAGAGAAGACAACAGTTTGAAAGTAGAAAAGCCTCAAAACCAAATCACACAACCGTGGTACTATACATATCGGTATGAAGAACTAACTCACCCGTTTTTCTTTGGCAAGTAGGACTCCATGTCAAAAAAGACATTTTGCCTTTCTTTAATTTGAACCTTCAGGTCATTTATCACCTCTGTTTCTTTTTCATTGCAAGTTTTCGTACATCTGTTTACAACAAAAGAGATAAAGGATCTGTTTATGTCATCATGAACGTATTGCTCAAGTTCTTTGGTAACATCTAAAACTCGGCTCTTACTTATGAAGACTATTCTTGAGGTCTTTGAGGCCTTTTCTTTGCTTGCTTATGGCACTGCTGCATATCGCCTGCAGGTTCGTCAGCTCCTCCAGCTTCTGTTTGTAGACTTTGTGCGCTtcctaaaatacaaaatacactggaagtcaaaataaaatcagaatcgtTTCCTAATACATGCATGACCTTTCAATAAGCACATAGCATCCTCTGGATGCTCCATTTTAAGCATGAGGTATTTTGAACATGAGAAGGACATTTTAAACACGGCCAATCATTTACATCATGACAGCTGATTTTTAAtggatatttaattattaaattttatatatatatatatatatatatatatatatatatatatatatatatatatatatatatatatatatatatatatatatatatatcagattgaAATACTATGGTTCTTTGATTTGTACCGTAGTACTAATATATTTTTCCTCAAGGTTTTTACATTGTACACCagggtaattaaaataaataccagAGTACTACCATGGTAACGTTATAtatccaaaaacaacaacaacaacaacttaattTTATTACCTTTATACCTTGACCTAAAAggtatttttttagttttcaaacACTCGGAGCTTCGTGAACTTCCAGAAGTTTACCGTTTAGAGCTTCACCATCCAATAATCTAACCCTGTCTATCACGAATCGATCATAGGATCAAATTTACAGTTGAGCAACAACTCTTGGTTAACATCTAACCTGGTTTAACCAGTTAAATCCGTGAATCATTATCAGATCTACTTAACTAACACACCACatttattaaaagaataaaatatatacacgaatatatttaatcatttaaatatgtttttaaagaacTGATGCTGGTTAAATACACATatacaataacaaaagaaaatcagTGTATTATTTGATGAGCTAAAGCCTGTTAGCCGCGTCACAAACATCTAAAACAGACGCATTTGCCTCCTAACTAACACGGGATTCAACTTTAGGTTATCGGAGTACAAATATAACAAACATTCGTTCAGTTCAAACCTGTAATTGCTGATATTCTTGATCTATTTCTGTCCATTCACTTTGACATCTCTCCAGTGACATTGTACTCGTCTGCGCTGGCGCTGCTCTGCCGCACACTGCCGCTAGTGGGCGCTCTAGCAATTTATATAAGCTCCGCTTCTTCAGCTGTCCACCAATCACAGGCCAGCATACGATTCAGAGGATGACGTCGCCACCTAACGACCGGGAGCGTCAGCGAACATAAATATTAGTCGAGGCTTGTGGCTAAGTTCACTAATTATTTTGACAGGTCCGTCGAGATCAACCagtttaaagtttacatttaatatttgtgGTTTATTGAAGTTTGTTTAAGTGTTTTGGATGGGGAATGAGGTAAGATTTAAGTAGGTCTACTTTATGATTACCATATTCATGTTATTGCATGtacttagatatattttttaagtggTACAAAAAGTACTATAGTGAcagataataatattttaatgataataattatattttatgtgcaGTATGCCCTTCTTGAAGCGACCCCAGACTACAGAACCACTTGTAAAAGCCCAAAAATGCGAGCCGCATCACACTGTGTATTCTGTCAGAATcagaagaatcagaatcagaatgagctttattgccaggtatgtttacacatacgaggaatttgttttcgtgacagaagctccgcagtacaacagaatgacagcgacagaacataaaacacataataaaagaataaaaaatacaaatatgtagacagtgaatgacaatatacaaatgacaattgtaggcaggtatattacaaagtgaagttatgtatgtacatatatattgtgtgcaaaatttaagtgtatactaagtatgtgtgttagataaataaagtgtgtgtgtatataaatataaagtgtagtgtgttcgccattattgtcagctgttcataagatggattgcctgagggaagaaactggtcctgtgtctggtcgttctagtgctcagtgctctgtagcgtcgaccagatggcaacagttcaaagagagagtgtgctggatgtgaggggtccagagtgattttgacagccctttttctcactctggataagtacagttcttgaatagatgggagagttgaaccgatgattcgctcagcagtccggactactctctgtagtcttctgaggtcagatttagaagctgagctgaaccagacagttactgaagtgcagaggatggattcaatgatggtcgagtagaactgtttcagcagctcctgtggcaggttggaGATGGAGATACAATGAAGATAAGTAGGCCTACACAGGCGAGtggatgaataataataaacgtgGTAATATTTAATGGATTGAATATTTAATGGCATGTTTTAAACATTACAGGCCTTGAGGATCACAGTACAAAGCCTGGCAGTTTAAATAGACAAaccttaatttaatttacttgttATTTTAGATGCTGCAGATTACATTACACTATTTATTTCTAGGAAACGCTGCTCATCAAAGCTTGATTTAGAAGAATGATTTTCCCTCCATTAACAAAATGTTCCTGAAGGTAGCTCGAACTCTGATGAAGAAAAGGGACACAGGTTTGGAAGAAAACAGGACTGATCTATGATGGGGACTGGAGAATATGTGAGGGTTTATGTTGGTTCTTGGCGAAATGACAAAGTGTCAAATCGATTCATCCAAATAAGTTTGTttgtataatgtatgtgtgtgtactgtgtatatttaaatataaatacatgcacatacatatactaagaaacacatttaagaaatatctaaatctgtaaatatatgtattcatatttatatattattcatggtatataaatataaattatgtgtatttattaaatatatacatgtgtgtatatttattaacaCAGTAAACACATATTACAGtacataatgcatttatatttaaatgaaatttaataatcataaataataatacgaTTTTATTAAGCAttacaatttttatataataaacttgTATATAAAAGATAGGAATGATCTTTTTTGCATTatgataatgatttattttaaatgatgtgaTGGAAATAATCTTAATTGTCCGAAAAATTGGCTTAATTTTCTTcttgcagaataataataatatatatattttaaaattattaatgacattttttttgttatctttttttttgtaaagctaaTGGAAACCGCTTTGTGGGCACCTGGAGCGACGGACAGAAAAACGGACATGGCAAGTTCTTCTACCTGGACAGAGGTAAGCTGTACGAAGGGCTTTTTGGTTGACGCCGTTGCTAAGTGTGGAACCATGTCTGATTTTGGGGAGAGAAGCAGCAGTTAGACCAACAGTCTATCCAATTCCCAAGGTAAATGATTAACACTGATGTTTGCTCATTTGCATGATTTccattttaacagtaatgcaaGCTTTCAGTCATAGGTTCAGACCAGTGTAACAGCTCAAAGAGTTTTGTTGATTTGCATGGTTTATTACCTAATGCAGATTCAGAAACATTGTGGATTTCTCCAAAGGCAAACCTTTGGACGTAAAAGCAGAGCTGTAATCAACAGAAACCACAATTCCAAGTCATACCATCGCTAGGGAATATCTACCTTGACAATATCCCGAAGACAAAAAAGGCAGACTAGTgttgtgaaatgtgttttatcAACCCctcactcacaataaaaacactaGCACACAATACAAAAAAGCTGGTGGCACATTATGCATCTACTAGTATTTAACAAAATGCTCATTTTGGCAAGAATTATATAAAAGAGCACAAAAGGGTGTTTGGTTGAAGTTTGATTTAagactttaattaaaatgtataaactgtGAGTTTTTAAATTCCAGCACATGCTGTGCACTAATAAAAAGAGCTTCTGAATCAAACTTTACACACAACATTGGATATTGTTTCACATACtttggggaaaaataaataattgtatttcaatTTGGCAACACTGAACATGTTAATAAATTGGCAtgttgttttagtcatttttgtcaATGCTGCTGATGTGACTACATGCTTAAACGGTCCTCTGCTTAATAAACACTTTGTTTGAAATGTGTTCGCTAGCATAATCGCACAATCCTGCCAGCTCTTTAGCCGTGACGGCGCAAAGCACTTGTGTCCAACTTCAGAGCGAACAGAGGTTCCTTTAATGGGAAGCCATTTCAAATACTACCAAAAAAGGTCAGACAAACATGTTGATAAAGTGCCTTAGTTTCTTCTAAGATGTGCTCATTCAGGGGGTTCATTTGGGGAAAAAATTTGAGTTTGAATGAGACTTTGATTTTTGGTTGATTCAGCTGTTCAATAGCAAAGCCATGATTCAGAACTCATCAAAATTATTTGGTCAAACGGACATAAAAGTGTCCCCTGCACTGCAATAACTTCAAACAAGCCTCTGATCAgtgtttaaaagatttttttttgcaatatataaacTTATGTCTGTAAGAACGTAGGTTGCCTTGTGTAAAAATTAAAACTTTGTAAGTAACAGGACTGAAATAGAGGATTTTCCCTGTGgtgaattaaaggaatagttcaccaaaaatgaaaaactgctgaagatgtactcaacctcaggccatccaagatgtagatgagtttggagCAGGTTTTAGAAATTTAGATCAGAGAAATTTAGTATTacttcatttgctcaccaatgaatgggtgccttcagaatAAGTGTCTAAACAGCTAATTCacaccagtccatcagttaacaactTGTGAAGtaaaagctttgtgtttgtaagaaacctaTTACTTTAAACTGTCGCTTCTtgccaaaatacaagtccataatccatactAACGCTCCCTCCAGTGGAAACCTCtatctgtgcatatttatctcctgattcagataagatgactttccactggagaaagcaatattataaagaaaggacacatattatagtaatatttttagtttaaaacatCTTAACAACGAATTATTTGTGGAtcgtttgtgatgtttttaatcagatgtttggactctcgttctgacggtacccattcactgcagaggatccgttgatgagcaagtgatggagtgttgaatttcttcaaatctgttcagatgaaaaacaaacaaactcaaacacaccTTTGAGgagtacatttttagaaaatgttcattttggggtgaactattcctataagaacagaaaaaaaatacataaaacatgcaGTGTGCATGCTTTCACAGTTATAAAAGTCAGTTATTAGTAAATCTAGCTGAAACAGTGGACAAATCCTTGACACAAAAAACTGCAACACATGCAACAGATAGATCAATACTATGGTTGAAAATATGATGTGTTGCAACACTTGACAAATCTAAAACATTGACAGAAGCTCTTTCCCAAACTCAAAACTAGGGGTAAAGGGAACTGGGAGACTGTAAGTTAGACGCCTCCCCTCGATTGTCCAGTTCGTTCTGTAAGTCCTCCAACTCTTCTAACTCTTGAAACTGCCTGTCGGTTTTGTGGCTGACCAGCGAGCGGTAAAAATGCACAGCAAAGACGATAAAAACCAAGCCGAAAGGCACCATGATGGAGGTAGACGTGATCGCAGCGGCCACCCCGGCGGATATAGTACCGTTTTTCTGATCCTTCGGCTTAATGGGTAAAAACTTGACCCAGCACAGCAGGACCACCTCGGCCAGGAACAGCAGCGTTCCAATGACTGTGGAAAAAGCCCAGGCCAGCTCGATATGGCAATGCATTCTCTCGTGAGGAGACTCCTTCACAGAGTTGAGGTTGTGCACGTTGCTGACCGCTTCGATGTTGGGCAGGATGCAGGTGCTCACCATGAGGGCGAACAGGTGGACAGCCACCAACACAGTGGTGCAAGCGCTGAAAGCGATCAGCAGTCCTGGGGGATAGTCGTGATTGGTGTCCAGCTGTACTTCCACCATTGCCACCTGTAAAATGAAAGGAAACACAGGTAAAATACAGTCCTTGAAACCCGCAAATATTCTACTGTAATATCAgtcattataatgaaaaaaactaGCATTCATTTTGAGTTAAGTTTGATTCTCTACTCCATAAAGTTAATTTTCAACAATTTGTTAGAAACCCCTTACTGTGTtgacaaaataatacattttatgtattattttgtcaACACAGTAAGTGTTTCTAACAAATTGTGttagatatttaatattatataaatataatatattaaatattgctatatatatatatatatatatatatatatatatatatatatatatatatatatatatatatatatatatatatatatatattatttgtttatttattacaatattttttaaagcttttatgcacataaaaaaatatttttaaacaaagaaagGATAATAACATTAAACAAATCTTGGATTTAGGTTTGAAGAAGGTTCTAATCTGTATTTAAAGTTGTACATTGTAAGAATAGGTTTGGCACTGAATTAAAGTGCACTGCAGCAGAAGACTGAAGAAGTTATTGAGATTCTCGTGATGCTCTTTATAAACATAATCACCAAGTAAAAATCTAGCTGAGCATTAGCACGAGCTAAACAACTGTGGCTGTCAGTTTGTGATTGCAGATGCATCAAAGACTCGAGTCACGCCCGTTTTAAAGCCAAAATATTCTTATATTAAACTTACACAACACTATTAAACGCACTTTCTCTTTAACAACCCAGTGTTACTAAATTGAACTTCCACAGACATCACTAAATAAACAGACGCGAAAAACAACTCACCATTGCGAAACCGGATAAAAGAGCCGACGTGCGACTGGAAGCTTTGAGTTTGGCTCTGCTCAGATAAAGCTTTCTCCAGGACAGAGCCTGCAGCGAATGTTCGTTCCGACTCATGTTCATCCGAGCGGAGGTTGAGAGAAACTAGTATCCGAGAGATTCAGCGGAGCTGGAGCAGGAGCATTGCGCTGGGTTAATGGTGACTCTCCAGCGCTGCGCCTTTAGAGACGGTCGGCTTGCTCAAGTGAAACTGGATGCATCGCGAAGgcattacccacaatccttcgCGACAACACATGAAACTGAACGATGGATATATTTGCCTCAAAATTAAGAACAAATAAAGCCATTTTGCCACTTTTCtggaaaaattatttatcttattGGTGAGTGAACATAACAGAATCGAGGTAGattaatattttgcattgaaTACttcttaacaataataataatatttattatcatatttattttaatatgtattattattttacaattatttataaatggctcttttttatgtaatttcatatgTATGCACATgcaagtttttataaaaaaatatatatttaaaaatttctcatacaaacattatttaattattaatagttaactcatttaaaaataacctttatatttgtatttgtatacagGAAGCATTTTTTGTTTCTCCTTGCTATATTAGCAAATATTGTAATTttgataaaaacttttttatttcaacaaaaatatgattttattttagttgtcatttttcattattttttttgtcttatattgCTTTTTGATTCTATATTAGATTTCTAaagtaattagtaaataataataattatagtactactactaatcataataattatgaattattatttattattttaaatagtcagAGTTAACATAATTTGGGGACAACTTTATGAtaactaaattatattaaatacgaCGATATTATCTTTTATAAACCTCATAGAATGTCCCAAATAATTGTGATTTAAAGCGAGCCAATTATGCAAGTGTTTCTATTGTAACTGAGGCTATAACGTGTGGATGTAATATTAAAAGATGTTTAGTTACTGTTGCACTGGCAAAGTGAGTGTCTTGTTGATGAAGCACATATGCACGAGCATAGCCGCTGCAGCGCGCGTGccaaacagaagaaagaaagagcaaTTCTGTCTTCTCAAAAAACAATTTATCTGTGTTTAAAAACACACACCAACCATTCCGATAATTACTCCGGAAAAAAATCGGATGTTGTTTTAACCCATCATTAACACGATCCGCGTGACGTTCCTGCAATGTTTTGATTCTGTTgagcgtgacgtcacggtgcACTACACAAAAATGGTTCCTACTTAGTTTTCTACACAGGCAATCAAAGTGTGCACAACTTTACGCGTTAAATATGGTCCAGATTAATCGCTGAGGGAATTAACGAGGTCGAGAGGCTCGGACATGGAGGCGTGTGCGGAATCCGGACGCAAACTGGTGTGTAGTTGAAGCTGTCCTCTCAAAGACTCGTTTTAATTCGGGCATTTCAGTCTCACATCGATATGTATTGTGTTTAGTGGCCTGAATCGGGGCGAATCACTGCGATACGAAAATTAGAGCGACGTACGCCATATTAATAGGTTAAATGTAATAGGCTCGTAATGGTAAACAGGAAAGGACAcatgtttcataatattacaaagaGAGCAAGATGCTCCAAATACAGACGCTCGTGCGAAACCGCACGCATTGTTGCCCGCGTCCCTCGTGTCTAATATTCATCGGGAAGTTTGACTCTCCCACGCTGATTTTTGAcatgtattaattatataacaGCTGTAAGATGGTCGACGATTAAGGCCTGAATGTTAATCACGGAATCTGACATTCGTTCAAATGATATATCATCCCAGGCCAGCATTATTTCTCGCATCCGAGCACAGAATGAGGCAGGTTttcttcatcctcatcttcatcatgtGTTGTTTTCGTCCAGCGCTCGATCTGCAGAAGGATGTACGATGAGAACGAGGACTTGTCAGATGTGGAGGAAATCACAAACATCAGGGGCTTCAGCGTGGAGGACAAACTTGAGAGCAATTCATACAACAGTGAATTTGTTCAGTTTATGGAGGGAAAAGgtactttttgtgtgtgtatattgctTATTCGTGGaactaatatttattatattcttaAATATCGGGGTTTTTTGTTCTCCTGTTGGCACCTGCACCTGCAAATATAAGTTATAAATATAAGTACTCATAATTGTGCTTATAATTTGATATTTAATGGTTGATATTTAGAgcatagttcgcccaaaaatgaagattctgtcactATTTATTCGCTCTCAAGGATTCATAGTTGTCATGATAATGAATAATAAGGCTGGCTAGCCTGTATCTGAAACACCCctttatttacaattaatatttGTGTTATTCATATGCTCTTCATTTTAAAATCCAGGGATTTGGTTTTTAAAACAGTCTTAACTTTTATACCATCCTAGATTTTACTTATGAATATGTTCAAAGAGAGGCACTGCGAACTCCGCTCGTATTTCAAGCCAAAGATGGACTGGGAATCATGTAAGAGCAAGTAAAATGGTTTTATTCCACATATTTCTATACATTTTACATTGCGAATCGCTTATCTGAATTGTTTAATGTACTACAGGATGCCAGATCCAGAATTTACTATAAGTGAAATCAAGGGTTTGGTTGGTAAGTAcactattacttttatttatttctaacttGTTTTGATTGAAGGGTGAATGTACTCAGTCaaaagcagtaaaatattttgataacTTTGTATACTTTGTTAATCTTTAGTTTTCATTTCCATTGTCTGggacttttattgtgttttatctaATCAGGCCTTGCATAATGCACAAACAGGACAATGTTCTGCAGCCGTATTATGAAACTAAACGCATGCACCATGTCTGTTCTGTATGCTGGGATTTTGAAGAGTACATATGCATTTGTTTATCTAGCTGATCAATTTGATTCAAGATCTCAAGGttcaagattttatttgtcaCGTACAAGTTAAATGACATGCAACATGCAGTGAAATTATGTTGTCATATACATATCCACAGTCAATCTTACTACTTTTTAGGGTTGAGGAAGAACATAAACCATCTGAGCCCCATATTTATTCACAGATTTATGGCCTGTACATTGATTTGTCGCTGGTAAATAACTTTGTAATTATCTGTGTATTAAGAGGGTGATTAATCTTTAGTCAAAAAAGCTAAGGAATATTTATTGGCTTTAATCTCTTGAAAATAAAGTTTCCAGTTAGATCCTAAACGTATAAACTTGGTTGTATAACTTCACAGCAAGACctgcttagaaaaaaaaaaaaatggtatgatAACATCCTTTACGTCCTCTAGTGATGAAACCATGCAACTGCAACTTAAGGCCAAGGCTTGTGTATCGGAGTCcttaaaaaaaaaccaaaacaacaactttattttcAGAATGATTTAAAATCAGGTACATATGAGTGCCATGGAATAAAAACATaaggaagaaagaagaaaaaacaaaacaaaaaaataattttgagatGGAAACTTACAATACTCCAAAATGAAatattctgactttatatttcacaacttttgactttttttccctcGAGTTGAAAGAAACAAAGTTGCAGTTTTTTGGTTTGGCAGAAACAAGATTCCTAGCTTCCTCAATCCATTACCACTTTAGCCACTACTTTAGAAACGGATTTAAAAGCAAGAACATTGGAGTTATTAAGTGTGTGTTTCTGCATGGATGTGCAGGCAGCAGGAGGGCTGTTGACGTGATGGATGTTAGCACACAGAAGGGCTCAGAGATG is part of the Carassius auratus strain Wakin chromosome 10, ASM336829v1, whole genome shotgun sequence genome and harbors:
- the LOC113110256 gene encoding transmembrane protein 120B, which translates into the protein MSLERCQSEWTEIDQEYQQLQEAHKVYKQKLEELTNLQAICSSAISKQRKGLKDLKNSLHKCTKTCNEKETEVINDLKVQIKERQNVFFDMESYLPKKNGLYLNLVLGNVNVTLLSNQAKFAYKDEYEKFKLYMTIILMFGAVTCLFLFNYRVTDEIFNFLLVWYYCTLTIRESILMSNGSRIKGWWVSHHYVSTFLSGVMLTWPEGPMYQMFRSQFLAFSIYQSCVQFLQYYYQSGCLYRLRALGERNQLDLTVEGFQSWMWRGLTFLLPFLFFGHFWQLYNAVTLFKLSSRDDCKEWQVFMLALTFLVLFLGNFLTTLKVVHQKLQKNKGKVKNN
- the LOC113110262 gene encoding calcium release-activated calcium channel protein 1-like, with the translated sequence MNMSRNEHSLQALSWRKLYLSRAKLKASSRTSALLSGFAMVAMVEVQLDTNHDYPPGLLIAFSACTTVLVAVHLFALMVSTCILPNIEAVSNVHNLNSVKESPHERMHCHIELAWAFSTVIGTLLFLAEVVLLCWVKFLPIKPKDQKNGTISAGVAAAITSTSIMVPFGLVFIVFAVHFYRSLVSHKTDRQFQELEELEDLQNELDNRGEASNLQSPSSLYP